From a region of the Georgenia yuyongxinii genome:
- a CDS encoding YbaK/EbsC family protein — MTAAQSPATGASAAGEASPDLPEVAGEPTAVLGETGAVAFGTLVWVPALERRDLLAEPVHVALAELADRHPDLAEQILVAEIDPEHADTAAMTTAYALPLEVSANCVLVAGRRAGEERVAACVVRATTRADVNNVVRRLLDVRKASFWPTEQAVAASGMEYGAITPVGVPDGWRLLLDPRVTTGHAIVGSGIRGSKLLLPGEALAVLPGAEVVPGLAQPA, encoded by the coding sequence ATGACCGCGGCCCAGTCCCCCGCGACCGGCGCCTCGGCAGCCGGCGAAGCGTCGCCGGACCTCCCCGAGGTCGCGGGCGAGCCGACGGCGGTGCTCGGCGAGACCGGCGCCGTCGCCTTCGGCACGCTCGTGTGGGTGCCCGCGCTGGAGCGTCGGGACCTGCTCGCCGAGCCCGTCCACGTCGCCCTCGCCGAGCTGGCCGACCGCCACCCCGACCTGGCCGAGCAGATCCTCGTCGCGGAGATCGACCCCGAGCACGCGGACACCGCCGCCATGACGACGGCCTACGCCCTGCCCCTGGAGGTCTCCGCCAACTGCGTGCTGGTGGCGGGCAGACGGGCCGGGGAGGAGCGGGTCGCGGCGTGCGTGGTGCGCGCGACCACCCGTGCCGACGTCAACAACGTGGTGCGGCGGCTGCTCGACGTGCGCAAGGCGTCGTTCTGGCCCACCGAGCAGGCGGTGGCCGCCTCCGGGATGGAGTACGGCGCGATCACACCCGTCGGGGTCCCTGACGGGTGGCGGCTGCTGCTGGACCCGCGGGTGACGACCGGGCACGCCATCGTGGGGTCGGGGATCCGCGGCTCGAAGCTGCTGCTGCCGG
- a CDS encoding YbhB/YbcL family Raf kinase inhibitor-like protein, whose translation MNLDRPHAQDPYGKLPGVPSFPVTSTDIADGRPMAATFTAGGGNVSPQLAWSGFPDSTRGFVVTCFDPDAPTPSGWWHWAVVDLAADLTELEQGAGQSDLMLPGAAMHLRGDDGEHAYVGAAPPRGDREHRYYFVVHALDTETLELDEDVSLAKASMRILNHTVARGVLVATYKN comes from the coding sequence ATGAACCTTGACCGCCCCCACGCCCAGGACCCGTACGGCAAGCTGCCCGGCGTGCCGTCCTTTCCCGTGACCTCCACCGACATCGCCGACGGCCGGCCGATGGCTGCCACGTTCACCGCCGGCGGCGGCAACGTCTCCCCGCAGCTGGCCTGGTCGGGTTTTCCCGACAGCACCCGAGGGTTTGTCGTCACCTGCTTCGACCCGGACGCGCCCACGCCGTCGGGCTGGTGGCACTGGGCCGTGGTGGACCTCGCCGCAGACCTCACCGAGCTCGAGCAGGGGGCCGGGCAGTCCGACCTCATGCTCCCCGGTGCCGCGATGCACCTGCGCGGCGACGACGGCGAGCACGCCTATGTGGGGGCGGCACCGCCGCGGGGCGACCGCGAGCACCGCTACTACTTCGTCGTGCACGCCCTGGACACCGAGACACTCGAGCTGGACGAGGACGTCTCGCTGGCCAAGGCGTCCATGCGCATCCTCAACCACACGGTCGCCCGCGGCGTCCTGGTGGCGACCTACAAGAACTGA
- a CDS encoding 2-oxoacid:acceptor oxidoreductase family protein, giving the protein MFQVRIHGRGGQGVVTAAELLADAAFRQGRHAQAFPSFGSERTGAPVVSFCRIADHPIRVREPVLAPDALIVQDATLLSGIDVFDGLAPDGYVLLNSRRTFADLGVADRVRHLPSGHAVTVPATDLAVEHLGRPLPNAVLLGAFAALHPGLDLGAVLDALRARFPGETGERNAAAALAAHRAVDAVTRTTDDGGTRTPHEEEKAHA; this is encoded by the coding sequence GTGTTCCAGGTCCGCATCCACGGCCGCGGTGGCCAGGGGGTGGTCACCGCCGCCGAGCTCCTCGCCGACGCGGCGTTCCGCCAGGGCCGCCACGCCCAGGCCTTCCCCAGCTTCGGCTCCGAGCGCACCGGCGCCCCGGTGGTCTCCTTCTGCCGCATCGCCGACCACCCCATCCGTGTGCGCGAGCCCGTGCTCGCCCCAGACGCGCTGATCGTCCAGGACGCCACCTTGCTCAGCGGCATCGACGTCTTCGACGGTCTCGCCCCCGACGGGTACGTGCTGCTCAACTCCCGCCGCACCTTCGCCGACCTCGGTGTCGCCGACCGGGTCCGCCACCTGCCGAGCGGGCACGCGGTCACGGTGCCCGCCACCGACCTGGCCGTCGAGCACCTGGGCCGACCGCTGCCCAACGCCGTCCTGCTCGGGGCGTTCGCCGCCCTGCACCCCGGTCTGGACCTGGGCGCGGTCCTGGACGCCCTGCGGGCCCGGTTCCCCGGCGAGACCGGCGAGCGGAACGCGGCGGCGGCGCTCGCGGCCCATCGCGCCGTCGACGCGGTCACCCGCACCACGGACGACGGCGGCACCCGCACCCCGCACGAGGAGGAGAAGGCGCATGCGTAA